A genome region from Osmerus mordax isolate fOsmMor3 chromosome 27, fOsmMor3.pri, whole genome shotgun sequence includes the following:
- the slc5a9 gene encoding sodium/glucose cotransporter 4 gives MINKHLECLKVHSPWRFCVNMSVSTTSPSVTSSPPAPSRVTTLQPADIAVVVVYFLLVMAVGIWSSVRANRGTVGGYFLAGRSMTWWPIGASLMSSNVGSGLFIGLAGTGAVGGIAVGAFEWNAVWMLVALGWIFVPVYISSGVVTMPEYLRKRFGGQRIRIYISVLSLILYIFTKISTDIFSGALFIQMSLGWDLYVSIVVLLIVTAVYTIAGGLTAVIYTDAFQTVVMVVGAVILMFIAFDRVGWYEGLLEQYPLAVPAVTVPNTTCHLPRPDAFHLFRDARTGDLPWPGLILGLSVLAIWVWCTDQVIVQRSLSAKSLSHAKGGSILGGYLKVLPMFFVVMPGMISRALFPDEVGCVDPEECLRICGASVGCSNIAYPKLVVELMPVGLRGLMMAVMIAALMSSLTSIFNSSSTLFTMDIWQRARPHASQNELMVVGRVFILFLVVLSILWIPIIQSANSGQLFDYIQAITSYLAPPITTVFLLAIFWPRANEQGAFWGLMAGLVVGAVRMVMEFAYSTPSCGQVDSRPALLRDVHYLYFALILLAFTALVIVAVSLCTPPIPKEHLHRLTWWSRHSREPRVDLPNPWSPSEPTTPDPDPRPSSEEPAAGEAESRAEAQRSWWRRAGLWMCGMSGQEAPQLPLEERLALEDKLSSIQEVPLWRNVCNTNAIILLAVNVFLWGYFA, from the exons ATGATTAACAAGCACCTTGAATGCCTCAAAGTTCATTCCCCGTGGCGTTTCTGTGTGAACATGAGCGTTTCTACTACCAGCCCCTCCGTCACCTctagccctccagcccccagcaggGTCACCACCCTGCAGCCTGCAGACATCGCTGTGGTGGTGGTCTACTTCCTGCTCGTCATGGCCGTGGGGATATGG TCTTCAGTGAGAGCTAATCGGGGGACAGTAGGAGGGTACTTCCTCGCCGGGAGGTCCATGACATGGTGGCCT ATCGGCGCGTCACTGATGTCCAGTAATGTGGGCAGCGGCCTCTTCATCGGCCTGGCAGGCACGGGGGCGGTGGGGGGCATCGCCGTGGGCGCGTTCGAATGGAAT GCAGTGTGGATGCTGGTGGCTCTGGGCTGGATCTTTGTTCCGGTGTACATCTCCTCAGGTGTGGTGACCATGCCAGAGTACCTCCGGAAGCGGTTCGGAGGCCAGCGCATCAGGATCTACATCAGTGTCCTCTCACTCATACTCTACATCTTCACCAAGATATCT acagacatattcTCCGGAGCCCTCTTCATCCAGATGTCTCTGGGCTGGGACCTCTACGTCTCCATCGTGGTGCTGCTCATAGTCACTGCTGTCTACACCATCGCAG GGGGTCTGACAGCGGTGATCTACACGGATGCTTTCCAGACCGTCGTCATGGTGGTGGGAGCGGTCATCCTCATGTTCATAG cgtttGACAGGGTGGGCTGGTACGAGGGCTTGCTAGAGCAGTACCCGCTGGCAGTACCAGCCGTTACGGTTCCCAACACCACCTGCCACCTGCCGCGCCCAGATGCCTTCCACCTGTTCAGGGACGCCCGGACCGGAGACCTGCCCTGGCCCGGCCTGATACTGGGGCTCTCCGTGCTGGCCATCTGGGTCTGGTGCAcggaccag gtgataGTGCAGCGCTCCCTGTCTGCTAAGAGTCTGTCCCACGCCAAGGGGGGGTCGATCCTGGGGGGCTACCTGAAGGTCCTGCCCATGTTCTTTGTGGTGATGCCAGGCATGATCAGCCGAGCCCTGTTCCCTG atgaggtGGGCTGTGTGGACCCAGAGGAGTGTTTAAGGATCTGTGGGGCCAGTGTAGGCTGTTCCAACATCGCCTACCCCAAACTGGTGGTGGAACTGATGCCTgtgg ggctgCGAGGGCTGATGATGGCGGTGATGATAGCAGCTCTGATGTCATCTCTgacctccatcttcaacagcaGCAGTACTCTGTTCACCATGGACATCTGGCAGCGTGCCCGCCCCCACGCCTCCCAGAACGAGCTCATGGTGGTGGGCAG ggtgtTCATCCTGTTCTTGGTGGTGCTTAGTATACTGTGGATCCCCATCATCCAGTCAGCCAATAGCGGACAGCTGTTTGACTACATCCAGGCCATCACCAGCTACCTGGCTCCGCCCATCACCACTGTCTTCTTGCTAGCCATCTTCTGGCCACGCGCCAACgagcag GGGGCGTTCTGGGGCTTGATGGCGGGCCTGGTGGTGGGTGCTGTCAGAATGGTGATGGAATTTGCATACAGCACACCCTCCTGTGGTCAGGTGGACTCTCGCCCCGCCCTCCTCAGAGACGTACACTACCTGTACTTCGCTCTCATCCTATTGGCTTTCACAGCTCTGGTCATCGTCGCTGTCAGCCTCTGCACCCCGCCCATCCCAAAGGAGCAT ctccatcGTCTGACATGGTGGAGCAGGCACAGCAGGGAGCCCAGGGTTGACCTCCCCAACCCCTGGTCCCCGTCCGAGCCCACGACCCCTGACCCCGATCCCAGGCCATCTTCAGAGGAGCCAGCGGCGGGCGAGGCGGAGAGCCGTGCAGAGGCACAGCGGTCGTGGTGGAGGCGGGCAGGCCTGTGGATGTGTGGCATGTCTGGGCAGGAGGCTCCACAGCTccccctggaggagaggctggctcTGGAGGACAAGCTGAGCAGCATTCAGGAGGTCCCTCTCTGGAGGAACGTCTGCAACACCAACGCTATCATCCTCTTAGCGGTTAACGTCTTCCTCTGGGGCTACTTTGCCTGA
- the mrpl55 gene encoding large ribosomal subunit protein mL55: MALLTMWASKAVISRCLLQLRHMSPAVSLHTSPVQSDSNRTSVVRISRQKYERLYPVLLVQPDGSTINIRYREPRRILMMPVDLSTLSEEERKARMKKRDPKRGAAKRKEAWFDDDFKADDYSQFWKKK, encoded by the exons ATGGCCTTATTGACCATGTGGGCGTCAAAGGCTGTTATTTCCAG GTGTCTGTTGCAGCTCCGACACATGTCACCGGCCGTGTCGCTTCACACCAGCCCTGTCCAAAGCGACTCCAACCGGACATCGGTCGTGCGCATCAGTAGACAGAAATACGAGAGGCTGTACCCGGTTCTGCTCGTGCAGCCGGACGGCTCAACAATTAACATTAGATACCGCGAGCCCAGACGGATTCTCATG ATGCCGGTGGACCTGTCGACcctgtcagaggaggagaggaaggcccGCATGAAGAAGAGGGACCCCAAGAGGGGCGCGGCCAAGCGGAAGGAGGCGTGGTTTGACGACGACTTCAAAGCGGACGACTACAGCCAGTTCTGGAAGAAGAAATGA
- the ctns gene encoding cystinosin isoform X1, whose translation MPRRCLLPVVSLALTLCVAFAEKATLSALGTIDLEETASTNVTITASYSLNVSAIILFNITDSSANASYILQLPDQVELPAKSSNVNFLVVAKHVGQVTAYLYSNNTDIASSVTRIRFLVVRSNFLSIINQVIGWVYFLAWSISFYPQVVENWRRKSVVGLNFDYVALNLTGFIAYSVFNVGLFWVPYMKEEFVKAHPNGVNPVDSNDVFFSLHAVLLTLVYVVQCAIYEKGGQKVSKVAIGLLVIGWTFALITLFVALANKISWLEYLYFFSYIKLGVTLVKYIPQAYMNYQRQSTEGWSIGNVLLDFTGGSFSLLQMFLESYNNNEWKMIFGDPTKFGLGLFSILFDVIFIIQHYCLYRHSTQYQPFEGTEN comes from the exons ATGCCACGGAGATGTCTTCTTCCGGTCGTTTCCCTTGCGTTAACACTGTGTGTTGCATTCG CCGAGAAGGCGACTCTTTCTGCCCTCGGTACCATTGACCTCGAGGAGACGGCGTCAACTAACGTCACCATCACCGCCAG TTATTCTCTGAACGTGTCGGCCATCATCCTCTTTAACATCACCGATAGCTCTGCGAATGCCAGCTACATTCTGCAGCTTCCTGATCAG GTGGAGCTTCCTGCCAAATCTTCCAATGTCAACTTTCTGGTAGTAGCGAAGCACGTGGGTCAGGTGACGGCCTATCTCTATAGCAACAACACTGACATCGCCAG TTCCGTGACGAGGATCCGTTTCCTGGTTGTGCGCAGCAACTTCCTGTCCATCATTAACCAGGTGATTGGCTGGGTCTACTTTCTGGCCTGGTCCATCTCCTTCTACCCCCAGGTGGTGGagaactggaggaggaagag TGTGGTGGGATTAAACTTTGACTACGTGGCGCTGAACCTGACAGGGTTTATAGCGTACAGTGTCTTCAACGTGGGCCTCTTCTGGGTTCCTTACATGAAG GAGGAGTTTGTGAAGGCGCACCCTAACGGGGTGAATCCTGTAGACTCCAACGACGTGTTCTTCAGCCTCCACGCCGTGCTGCTCACCCTGGTCTACGTGGTCCAGTGTGCCATATATGAG AAAGGCGGGCAGAAAGTATCCAAAGTGGCGATAGGCTTGCTGGTGATTGGTTGGACGTTTGCCCTGATCACCCTCTTCGTGGCGTTAGCCAATAAGATCAGCTGGCTGGAGTACCTGTACTTCTTCTCCTACATCAAGCTGGGGGTCACTCTGGTCAAGTACATCCCACAG gccTACATGAACTACCAGAGGCAGAGTACGGAGGGCTGGAGTATAGGCAACGTCCTGCTGGACTTCACAGGAGGGAGCTTCAGCCTGCTGCAGATGTTCCTGGAGTCCtacaacaaca ATGAGTGGAAGATGATTTTTGGTGACCCCACTAAGTTTGGCCTGGGACTCTTCTCCATTTTATTTGATGTGATATTCATCATCCAACACTACTGTCTGtacagacacagcacacagtaccAGCCATTTGAAGGTACTGAGAACTAG
- the LOC136936779 gene encoding ran-binding protein 3-like, which translates to MEDDQEKPALTPPVFVFQKDKAQKRPAEGCSAEDGGDSTRDDRSYCPPVKRERTLSLNQNSSSHSEEKTGGFRLKPPTLIHGQAPSAGVPSQKPKEEHHRSVLRPAVLQAPTSTTLPHTGVNSGTNGVNCSSETPAVSHGDTDDHACSTDDTHASRECKSRSESQRGRGGRGGRVERKERKEPPAEFVFGQNVKDRAKVDDCSESSDSKDSGVSADPPPGETNYFLQYISTPSSQTAAPDSDSSAKFVFGQNMSDRVLSPPAEGSTEPLGPAPGQPRPPERSTEKEPSAAVESLEASAAAYTKATARHCLLEKVEVITGEEAESNVLQIQCKLFVFDKLSQSWVERGRGLLRLNDMASTDDGSLQSRLVMRTQGSLRLILNTKLWAQMQTEKAGEKSLRITAMDTEDQGLKVFLIAASSKDTGQLYAALHHRILALRNRSEQDPEPRPPLPPGHAPQSNEDDSDEDRALNHAPAATTTGAAPNATETGPSAGGLSEGAVPQTSGSS; encoded by the exons ATGGAGGACGACCAGG AGAAGCCAGCCTTAACCCCACCTGTGTTCGTCTTCCAGAAAGACAAAGCCCagaag AGGCCAGCAGAGGGATGCAGtgcagaggatggaggag actctACAAGAGATGACAGGAGTTACTGTCCGCCAGTCAAGAGGGAGAGGACCTTGTCTCTAAACCAGAACTCATCCTCacactcag aGGAGAAAACAGGAGGATTTCGCCTGAAGCCTCCTACTCTGATCCATGGCCAGGCACCCAGTGCAG GTGTTCCCAGCCAGAAGCCCAAGGAGGAGCACCATCGTAGTGTCCTCCGACCAGCAGTCCTACAGGCCCCCACCAGCACCACGCTACCACACACAg GGGTGAACAGCGGGACCAACGGTGTGAACTGCTCATCGGAAACCCCCGCCGTCTCCCACGGCGACACCGACGACCACGCCTGCAGCACGGACGACACGCACGCGTCCCGG GAGTGTAAGAGCAGGagtgagagccagagagggagaggagggagaggagggagggtggagaggaaggagaggaaggagcccCCTGCGGAGTTTGTGTTTGGGCAGAACGTTAAGGACAGAGCCAAG gtggacgACTGCAGCGAGTCATCAGACAGTAAAGACAGTGGTGTGTCAGCAGACCCTCCTCCAGGAGAGACAAACTACTTCCTGCAGTACATCAGCACTCCCAG CTCCCAGACTGCCGCCCCCGACTCAGACTCTTCGGCCAAGTTCGTGTTTGGGCAGAACATGTCGGACCGGGTCCTG AGccctccagcagagggcagcacgGAGCCGCTTGGCCCCGCCCCCGGACAGCCCCGCCCTCCAGAGCGCAGCACAGAGAAAG AGCCCAGTGCGGCGGTGGAGTCGCTGGAGGCTTCCGCGGCGGCCTACACCAAGGCCACGGCACGCCACTGcctgctggagaaggtggaggtgatcacgggagaggaggcggagagCAACGTGCTGcag ATCCAGTGTAAGCTGTTTGTGTTTGACAAGCTGTCCCAGTCGTGGGTGGAACGAGGCAGAGGGCTGCTCAGGCTCAACGACATGGCCTCCACGGACGACGGGTCTCTGCAGTCCAGGCTGG tgatgcGGACCCAGGGCAGCTTGCGCCTCATCCTGAACACCAAGCTGTGGGCCCAGATGCAGACAGAGAAGGCCGGAGAGAAGAGCCTCCGTATCACAGCCATGGACACGGAAGACCAGGGCCTGAAGGTGTTCCTCATAGCG GCCAGTTCTAAGGACACAGGCCAGCTGTACGCCGCACTGCATCACCGTATACTGGCCCTCCGGAACCGCTCGGAACAGGACCCGGAGCCccgcccacccctgccccctggcCACGCCCCTCAGTCCAATGAGGATGACAGCGACGAGGACCGTGCCCTCAACCACGCCCCTGCTGCCACGACGACAGGCGCCGCCCCTAATGCCACGGAGACGGGCCCTTCCGCCGGTG GTCTGTCTGAGGGAGCTGTGCCCCAGACCAGTGGCAGTTCGTAg
- the ctns gene encoding cystinosin isoform X2 encodes MPRRCLLPVVSLALTLCVAFAEKATLSALGTIDLEETASTNVTITASYSLNVSAIILFNITDSSANASYILQLPDQVELPAKSSNVNFLVVAKHVGQVTAYLYSNNTDIASSVTRIRFLVVRSNFLSIINQVIGWVYFLAWSISFYPQVVENWRRKSVVGLNFDYVALNLTGFIAYSVFNVGLFWVPYMKEEFVKAHPNGVNPVDSNDVFFSLHAVLLTLVYVVQCAIYEKGGQKVSKVAIGLLVIGWTFALITLFVALANKISWLEYLYFFSYIKLGVTLVKYIPQVGSSQGSDRDRLLCLQATACRGHPGQVHPTGLHELPEAEYGGLEYRQRPAGLHRRELQPAADVPGVLQQQ; translated from the exons ATGCCACGGAGATGTCTTCTTCCGGTCGTTTCCCTTGCGTTAACACTGTGTGTTGCATTCG CCGAGAAGGCGACTCTTTCTGCCCTCGGTACCATTGACCTCGAGGAGACGGCGTCAACTAACGTCACCATCACCGCCAG TTATTCTCTGAACGTGTCGGCCATCATCCTCTTTAACATCACCGATAGCTCTGCGAATGCCAGCTACATTCTGCAGCTTCCTGATCAG GTGGAGCTTCCTGCCAAATCTTCCAATGTCAACTTTCTGGTAGTAGCGAAGCACGTGGGTCAGGTGACGGCCTATCTCTATAGCAACAACACTGACATCGCCAG TTCCGTGACGAGGATCCGTTTCCTGGTTGTGCGCAGCAACTTCCTGTCCATCATTAACCAGGTGATTGGCTGGGTCTACTTTCTGGCCTGGTCCATCTCCTTCTACCCCCAGGTGGTGGagaactggaggaggaagag TGTGGTGGGATTAAACTTTGACTACGTGGCGCTGAACCTGACAGGGTTTATAGCGTACAGTGTCTTCAACGTGGGCCTCTTCTGGGTTCCTTACATGAAG GAGGAGTTTGTGAAGGCGCACCCTAACGGGGTGAATCCTGTAGACTCCAACGACGTGTTCTTCAGCCTCCACGCCGTGCTGCTCACCCTGGTCTACGTGGTCCAGTGTGCCATATATGAG AAAGGCGGGCAGAAAGTATCCAAAGTGGCGATAGGCTTGCTGGTGATTGGTTGGACGTTTGCCCTGATCACCCTCTTCGTGGCGTTAGCCAATAAGATCAGCTGGCTGGAGTACCTGTACTTCTTCTCCTACATCAAGCTGGGGGTCACTCTGGTCAAGTACATCCCACAGGTAGGGTCATCTCAGGggtcagacagagacagattacTGTGTCTTCAAGCCACAGCATGTCGGGGTCACCCTGGTCAAGTACATCCCACAg gccTACATGAACTACCAGAGGCAGAGTACGGAGGGCTGGAGTATAGGCAACGTCCTGCTGGACTTCACAGGAGGGAGCTTCAGCCTGCTGCAGATGTTCCTGGAGTCCtacaacaaca ATGA